The Eleutherodactylus coqui strain aEleCoq1 chromosome 6, aEleCoq1.hap1, whole genome shotgun sequence genome window below encodes:
- the LOC136633562 gene encoding olfactory receptor 5A2-like, with product MDKGNRTTMEFIFIGFSVIPELQYFLFTSFLCIYCISVAAHMFLIVVYNLSSNLHTPMYFFLANFSFLEECYISTITPNMLKNLLSDDKTITFYGCAVQMYCFLLLGSTECYLLAAMAYDRYNAICHPLLYNVVMSRNACVKLIMCSWLIGFMAPIIQTSLTFSLPYCGPNKINLFYCDLPPVMALACTDTKFNEIVTFIIVLFLIVGAFLLTIVSYTRIIWTIIKYHSIAGIKKAFSTCTSHLIVVTMFYGSVSAMYLRPKTSYGTDMDKFLSLMYTVIAPLLNPFIYCLRNNDVKVAVKKMMKIA from the coding sequence ATGGATAAAGGAAACCGTACAACAATGGAATTTATTTTTATAGGATTTTCTGTTATTCCGGAATTGCAATATTTCCTATTTACTTCATTTCTTTGTATCTATTGTATATCTGTAGCCGCACATATGTTTTTAATTGTCGTCTATAACCTCAGTTCAAACCTTCATACCCCTATGTACTTTTTTCTCGCCAACTTCTCATTTTTAGAAGAATGTTACATTTCAACGATTACACCCAACATGTTAAAAAATCTCCTATCAGATGACAAGACCATCACTTTCTACGGCTGTGCCGTGCAAATGTACTGTTTTTTGTTATTGGGATCTACAGAGTGCTACTTGCTGGCAGCCATGGCTTATGACCGATATAACGCCATATGTCATCCACTATTATATAATGTGGTTATGAGTAGAAATGCTTGTGTTAAGCTTATCATGTGCTCATGGCTCATTGGTTTCATGGCTCCCATAATACAAACATCTCTTACGTTCTCCTTACCTTATTGCGGACCCAATAAAATCAACCTTTTCTACTGTGACCTTCCACCTGTAATGGCCTTGGCATGTACTgacacaaagtttaatgaaattGTCACTTTTATAATTGTCCTGTTCCTGATTGTAGGTGCTTTCCTATTAACAATTGTTTCATATACACGGATCATTTGGACAATTATAAAGTACCATTCCATAGCAGGGATTAAGAAAGCTTTCTCCACCTGCACCTCTCACCTCATAGTGGTGACTATGTTTTATGGATCTGTTAGTGCAATGTATCTGAGGCCAAAGACAAGCTATGGTACAGATATGGACAAGTTTCTGTCACTAATGTATACTGTTATTGCACCATTGTTAAATCCTTTTATATACTGTTTAAGAAATAATGATGTGAAAGTTGCTGttaaaaaaatgatgaaaataGCTTAG